In Marasmius oreades isolate 03SP1 chromosome 1, whole genome shotgun sequence, one DNA window encodes the following:
- the GET1 gene encoding GET complex subunit get1: protein MSIILTVFALVFLGELISWIGQSVLLEGAFALYLRLFYPTVASQQKKLKSDVLTTKAELLKTSAQDQFAKWAKLRRSVDKGLADLEKTNSDMASIRTGFSFKFNTGIWILTTGLQFFVGWWYRKAPIFYLPPGWFGPLGWVLALPFAPTGSVSVGMWQMTSRRVIKVGERVVKELVSPAPKEEVQEEKQSEKVTGGEKTE from the exons ATGTCGATTATACTCACTGTTTTCGCCCTTGTCTTCCTCGGAGAGTTGATTTCGTGGATAGGTCAATCTGTCCTTCTTGAAGGA GCGTTTGCTCTCTACCTACGTCTCTTTTACCCAACTGTCGCCTCACAGCAAAAGAAACTCAAGTCAGATGTTTTGACGACGAAAGCAGAACTACTCAAGACCAGTGCCCAGGATCAGTTTGCGAAATGGGCGAAGCTGAGGAGAAGTGTGGATAAAGGGCTGGCGGATTTGGAGAAAACCA ACAGCGATATGGCCTCCATCAGGACTGGTTTCTCGTTCAAGTTTAACACTGGAATTTGGATATTGACTACCGGACTTCAATTCTTCGTTGGATGGTGGTATAGAAAAGCTCCCATCTTCTACTTACCCCCTGGATGGTTTGGACCTCTTGGCTGGGTTCTGGCGCTGCCATTCGCACCGACAG GTTCAGTAAGTGTTGGGATGTGGCAAATGACGTCTAGGAGAGTAATCAAAGTTGGTGAACGAGTTGTCAAAGAACTTGTTT CACCAGCTCCCAAGGAAGAGGTGCAAGAGGAAAAGCAATCCGAAAAAGTAACGGGAGGAGAGAAGACGGAGTAA